A single Paenibacillus sp. FSL R5-0517 DNA region contains:
- a CDS encoding YolD-like family protein → MSKKLQQNGIFESSRMMLPEHREAYILHQEQLAPRTRPSLDAQAAEEMSRLLSNSMMLGDRVTITLFHEHDDIRYTGQVLRLDRPARTLRLRMEDGSRDIQMNLITNVAQAND, encoded by the coding sequence AAATTGCAGCAAAACGGTATCTTCGAGTCCTCACGCATGATGCTCCCCGAACACCGGGAAGCCTACATTCTTCATCAGGAACAACTTGCTCCTCGTACCCGCCCATCTCTGGATGCTCAGGCCGCGGAAGAAATGTCCCGTCTGCTCAGCAACTCGATGATGCTTGGAGATAGAGTCACCATTACGTTGTTTCACGAACATGACGATATCCGGTACACCGGCCAAGTGCTTCGGCTGGACCGTCCTGCCCGGACCCTCAGACTACGGATGGAAGACGGGTCCCGGGATATTCAGATGAACCTTATTACAAATGTGGCCCAAGCCAATGACTGA